A single Caretta caretta isolate rCarCar2 chromosome 2, rCarCar1.hap1, whole genome shotgun sequence DNA region contains:
- the BHLHE22 gene encoding class E basic helix-loop-helix protein 22: MERALSLAAEEDLFHKTLGASATRMEAAFRAPPGLDLSHPRERQPSPLSCFEPGEAEGLLQPGAALGAGDPLSLPAGSVCGKYGESTSRSSVAESSGGEQSPDDDSDGRCELVLRGGDPRAASPGAGGAGGGLKAAEGGCSNSHGLGGSKKSKEQKALRLNINARERRRMHDLNDALDELRAVIPYAHSPSVRKLSKIATLLLAKNYILMQAQALEEMRRLVAYLNQGQAISAASLPSSAAAAAAAAAALHPALGAYEQAAGYPFSAGLPPASSCPEKCAIFNSVSSSLCKQCTEKP, from the coding sequence ATGGAGCGGGCGCTGAGCCTGGCCGCGGAGGAGGACTTGTTCCACAAGACTCTCGGCGCCTCGGCCACCAGGATGGAGGCCGCCTTCCGCGCGCCCCCGGGGCTCGACCTGAGCCACCCGCGCGAGCGCCAGCCCTCGCCCCTCAGCTGCTTCGAGCCCGGCGAGGCGGAGGGGCTGCTGCAGCCCGGGGCGGCGCTGGGGGCCGGCGACCCCCTCTCGCTGCCGGCCGGCTCGGTGTGCGGCAAGTACGGCGAGAGCACCAGCCGCAGCTCGGTGGCGGAGAGCAGCGGCGGCGAGCAGAGCCCCGACGACGACAGCGACGGGCGCTGCGAGCTGGTGCTGCGCGGGGGAGACCCGCGGGCCGCCTcgcccggggcggggggcgccggggggggcCTGAAGGCGGCCGAGGGCGGCTGCTCCAACAGCCACGGCCTGGGCGGGAGCAAGAAGTCGAAGGAGCAGAAGGCGCTGCGGCTCAACATCAACGCCCGCGAGCGGCGGCGGATGCACGACCTGAACGACGCGCTGGACGAGCTGCGGGCGGTGATCCCCTACGCGCACAGCCCCTCGGTGCGGAAGCTCTCCAAGATCGCCACGCTGCTGCTGGCCAAGAACTACATCCTCATGCAGGCGCAGGCTCTGGAGGAGATGCGGCGCCTGGTGGCTTATCTCAACCAGGGCCAGGCCATCTCGGCCGCCTCCCTGCCCAgctcggcggcggcggcggcggccgcggcAGCCGCCTTGCACCCAGCCCTCGGTGCCTACGAGCAGGCGGCCGGCTACCCCTTCAGCGCCGGCCTGCCCCCTGCCAGCTCCTGCCCGGAGAAATGTGCCATTTTCAACAGCgtctcctccagcctctgcaaACAGTGCACGGAGAAGCCTTAA